In a single window of the Olivibacter sp. SDN3 genome:
- a CDS encoding RNA polymerase sigma factor, whose protein sequence is MKPSIDNDVTRLLFLMSKGDERAFETIYRKYKQPIAQFVLKYVHCRTQTDDITQEIFIKIWENRDKIAGIKSFKSYLFTVARNHTLNCLKRIVHAEDALNHLTTHLPECSTTLDELQFKEYNQFIDMALYEMPERTLKIFKLCREEGKSYEEAAATLGVSRNAIKNHMVKAMKTLSHVASDKLDITLVLIFMIFC, encoded by the coding sequence ATGAAACCTAGCATAGATAATGACGTGACTCGCCTCCTTTTCTTAATGAGTAAAGGTGACGAAAGGGCATTCGAAACGATTTACAGAAAATATAAACAACCCATCGCGCAATTTGTGCTGAAATATGTGCACTGTCGCACACAAACCGACGATATAACGCAGGAGATTTTTATAAAAATTTGGGAAAACAGAGATAAAATAGCTGGAATAAAGTCATTTAAATCTTATCTGTTCACGGTAGCAAGAAATCATACTTTAAATTGCCTGAAAAGAATTGTACACGCTGAGGATGCACTAAATCATCTTACTACACATTTACCTGAATGTAGTACTACCTTGGACGAGTTGCAGTTTAAAGAATATAATCAGTTTATTGATATGGCATTGTACGAAATGCCTGAAAGGACATTAAAAATCTTTAAGCTATGCAGAGAGGAAGGCAAGAGTTACGAAGAAGCTGCCGCAACCTTGGGTGTATCTCGAAATGCCATAAAAAACCATATGGTAAAGGCAATGAAAACATTAAGTCATGTTGCATCCGATAAACTGGATATCACCTTGGTGCTTATTTTTATGATCTTCTGTTAA
- a CDS encoding glycoside hydrolase family 43 protein, which produces MLIGKNTCTTVVSSLFLVAISLFGFSEHILAQQEALNTVKIANPLPIAVGDPYVLYHNQDSSYYMYGTGGDVKDGFGVFQSKDLSSWVFKGQVYFGNNEDSWGTHSFWAPEVYEFQDKFYLFYSAHWKENPRDELENFRIGVAVSDSPLGPFKDLSDRPLFDPGYPIIDANVFADTDGKLYLYYSRCCYKHSVQSEIADWAKKERLFDEIEESWVYGIELKPDFSGVVGDPVLLLRPPMHMNDKQAEWESRSVTSGEVNRRWTEGSVTFKHGSTYYMMYSANHFGGEHYAVGYATAEHPLGPFVKASNNPVIEQNIKVGGDVSGTGHNSIIFSPTDSKMYCVYHGRTKQTGNDRVVFIDEMEIREDGTLIVHGPTTAK; this is translated from the coding sequence ATGCTTATTGGAAAGAACACTTGTACAACGGTTGTTAGCTCATTATTTTTAGTTGCTATTTCGTTATTCGGCTTTAGCGAACACATTCTTGCGCAGCAGGAAGCTTTGAATACCGTAAAAATAGCCAACCCGTTACCTATTGCCGTAGGTGATCCTTACGTACTTTACCATAATCAAGATAGCAGCTATTATATGTATGGTACCGGAGGCGATGTTAAAGATGGTTTTGGTGTTTTTCAGTCGAAAGACCTTTCGTCATGGGTGTTTAAAGGGCAAGTATATTTTGGCAACAATGAAGATTCGTGGGGTACGCACTCCTTTTGGGCACCTGAAGTATATGAATTTCAAGACAAGTTTTATCTTTTTTACAGCGCCCATTGGAAGGAAAACCCAAGGGATGAATTGGAAAATTTCCGGATAGGTGTTGCCGTATCCGACTCCCCTTTGGGTCCCTTTAAAGACTTGAGCGACCGTCCGCTCTTTGATCCGGGCTATCCGATAATAGATGCCAATGTATTTGCAGATACTGACGGAAAGCTCTATCTGTATTATTCACGTTGTTGCTATAAACACTCTGTACAAAGTGAGATAGCTGATTGGGCAAAAAAAGAAAGGTTGTTTGATGAGATTGAAGAAAGCTGGGTCTATGGCATCGAACTCAAACCCGATTTTTCTGGAGTTGTCGGAGATCCTGTGCTACTGCTACGCCCTCCTATGCATATGAACGATAAGCAAGCCGAATGGGAGAGTCGCTCAGTAACCTCCGGTGAAGTCAACCGCAGGTGGACCGAAGGTTCGGTAACCTTTAAACATGGTAGCACCTATTATATGATGTATTCCGCAAACCATTTTGGCGGAGAACATTATGCCGTAGGATATGCTACTGCCGAACATCCTTTAGGCCCTTTTGTGAAAGCTTCAAACAACCCTGTTATTGAGCAAAACATAAAAGTGGGAGGAGATGTGAGTGGCACTGGTCATAACAGTATTATTTTCTCTCCTACCGATAGTAAAATGTACTGTGTATACCATGGTAGGACAAAGCAAACTGGCAATGACCGCGTAGTGTTCATCGATGAAATGGAGATTCGAGAAGACGGCACATTGATAGTGCATGGACCTACTACTGCAAAGTAA
- a CDS encoding serine hydrolase, with amino-acid sequence MPLILSIASLMKRPLLLAILLFSLLFGRALFAQQLFDKNTATESNGFSNKRLLRIDKLIQQYIDSNWVKGAVGFIAKDGYLVYHKAFGIDDIQRGTPMQGDAIFRIASQTKAITSIAVMMLFEEGKFLLDDPISRYIPAFANPSVLQDFNEADTTYTTIPAKNEITIRHLLTHTSGIDYAQMGSSKMKAIYAKAGIAAGFLPHKQLLADAIDTLGKLPLIHHPGEQWTYSLSTDVLGRLVEIISGMSLDEFLTQRLFIPLGMHDTYFHLPEGKRSRLVQVYTEDPENRQIELWKEDTFPGLTVDYPINNNGYYAGGAGLVSTISDYAIFLQMLINGGVYNGSQLLSRRTVDMITMNQIGEHSLGDNKFGLGFEVITKKGMAKLGQSTGSFAWGGFFGTIFWADPKEKIVALLFIQQHPFSHGELHDKFKALVYQALK; translated from the coding sequence ATGCCATTAATACTATCAATCGCAAGTCTTATGAAACGGCCGCTATTGTTGGCAATCCTACTTTTTTCACTCTTATTCGGTAGAGCGCTTTTTGCGCAGCAATTATTTGATAAAAATACAGCTACTGAAAGTAACGGTTTTTCGAATAAGCGACTATTACGCATAGATAAGCTCATTCAGCAGTACATTGACAGTAACTGGGTTAAAGGAGCGGTGGGTTTTATAGCAAAAGATGGCTATCTCGTTTACCATAAGGCTTTTGGAATAGATGATATTCAACGTGGCACACCCATGCAGGGTGATGCTATTTTTAGGATTGCTTCCCAAACGAAAGCCATTACCAGCATTGCCGTAATGATGTTGTTTGAAGAAGGCAAGTTTTTGCTTGATGATCCCATATCCAGATATATTCCAGCATTTGCTAACCCGAGCGTATTGCAAGATTTCAACGAAGCCGATACCACATACACCACTATACCTGCCAAAAACGAAATTACCATCCGCCATTTGCTTACACACACTTCAGGCATTGATTATGCACAAATGGGTTCCTCAAAGATGAAAGCGATTTATGCTAAGGCCGGCATAGCCGCAGGATTTCTTCCCCACAAACAACTATTGGCTGATGCCATCGACACACTAGGCAAATTACCACTTATCCATCACCCTGGAGAGCAATGGACTTATAGTTTAAGTACTGACGTATTGGGCAGATTGGTTGAAATAATATCCGGCATGTCTTTAGATGAATTTTTAACACAACGACTTTTCATCCCTTTGGGCATGCATGACACCTACTTCCATCTACCAGAAGGGAAAAGGAGTAGACTAGTTCAGGTTTATACGGAAGATCCAGAAAACCGTCAAATCGAGCTATGGAAAGAAGACACCTTCCCGGGGTTAACGGTTGATTACCCTATCAATAATAATGGTTACTATGCCGGTGGAGCCGGATTGGTGTCGACCATTTCCGATTATGCCATCTTTTTGCAAATGCTTATCAATGGAGGGGTATACAATGGTTCTCAACTACTCTCCAGACGTACGGTAGACATGATTACCATGAACCAAATAGGTGAACATTCACTTGGAGACAATAAATTCGGACTTGGTTTTGAGGTTATCACAAAAAAGGGAATGGCAAAGCTTGGACAATCCACTGGGAGCTTTGCTTGGGGAGGTTTTTTCGGCACCATTTTCTGGGCGGACCCTAAGGAAAAAATAGTAGCTTTGCTATTCATTCAACAGCATCCTTTTTCCCATGGTGAGCTACACGATAAATTTAAAGCCCTGGTTTATCAGGCCTTAAAATAA